One stretch of Fictibacillus sp. b24 DNA includes these proteins:
- a CDS encoding type II toxin-antitoxin system PemK/MazF family toxin: MIVKRGDVYFADLSPVVGSEQGGIRPVLIIQNDIGNRFSPTVIVAAITAQIQKAKLPTHVEIDSKKYGFERDSVILLEQIRTIDKQRLTDKITQLDEDMMRRVDDALQISTGLVDF, from the coding sequence GAGACGTTTACTTTGCAGATCTTTCACCGGTAGTTGGTTCAGAACAAGGCGGAATTCGCCCTGTACTGATAATCCAGAACGATATCGGAAACCGTTTTAGCCCTACTGTAATAGTTGCTGCAATCACAGCCCAAATTCAGAAAGCAAAACTACCAACACACGTTGAAATAGATTCTAAAAAATACGGCTTTGAACGGGATTCAGTTATTTTGCTTGAACAGATCAGGACGATTGACAAGCAAAGATTAACAGATAAAATAACACAACTGGATGAAGACATGATGCGCAGGGTAGACGACGCATTGCAGATCAGCACAGGTCTGGTTGATTTTTAA